In the genome of Synergistetes bacterium HGW-Synergistetes-1, one region contains:
- a CDS encoding SAM-dependent methyltransferase has product MTIGNFVKTIQNIMRGDSGINGDAQRIEQMTWILFLKVYDAKEEDWEFHDDNYESILPEELRWRNWAVDNKDGEALTGQGLLDFVNNKLFPALKELKITEKTPMKKSIVKAVFEDSNQYMKDGVLLRKVINVIDGIEFDEYNERHAFGDIYETILKSLQSAGNAGEFYTPRAVTDFMVRMLDPKLGEHVADFACGTGGFLTSTLKLLEPQINTIEDRELYNNSIFGIEKKPLPYLLSITNMLLHDIDSPRIYHGNSLERNVREYKESDKFDIVLMNPPYGGTESEGVKINFPADLRSSETADLFMSVIMYRLKERGKAAVIIPDGFLFGTDNAKSAIKKKLIEEFNLHTIVRMPSSVFSPYTSITTNILFFDRSQKTKEVWFYRVDMPDGYKHFSKTKPMKVEHFDGCAAWWNDRKEIKDTETDTFKAKAYSVQEISNRAYDMDLCGYPTAEEEVLSPEDTIRLFHEKRDSLNAKIDKRLAQIEELLGIIK; this is encoded by the coding sequence ATGACCATAGGTAACTTTGTCAAAACCATCCAGAACATAATGAGGGGCGACAGCGGCATCAACGGCGATGCCCAGAGGATCGAACAGATGACGTGGATCCTCTTCCTGAAAGTATATGACGCAAAAGAAGAAGACTGGGAATTCCATGACGACAACTACGAATCGATCCTCCCCGAGGAACTTCGGTGGAGAAACTGGGCGGTAGATAATAAAGACGGAGAAGCACTTACAGGCCAGGGACTTCTTGACTTTGTAAACAACAAACTCTTCCCTGCGTTAAAGGAACTCAAAATTACAGAAAAAACACCGATGAAGAAATCAATAGTTAAAGCTGTCTTTGAAGACAGCAACCAATATATGAAAGACGGCGTACTGCTCAGAAAGGTCATCAATGTCATCGATGGCATTGAATTTGATGAATACAACGAGCGCCATGCTTTTGGTGATATCTACGAGACGATACTGAAGAGCCTGCAAAGTGCAGGAAATGCAGGCGAGTTCTATACCCCCAGGGCCGTCACTGATTTCATGGTCAGGATGCTCGATCCGAAACTGGGTGAGCATGTTGCCGATTTTGCCTGCGGAACGGGAGGATTTTTGACCTCTACATTGAAGCTCCTTGAGCCACAGATAAATACTATCGAAGACCGTGAACTATACAATAACAGCATCTTTGGCATAGAAAAGAAACCTCTTCCATACCTTCTCTCTATCACAAACATGCTGCTCCACGATATCGACAGCCCGAGGATATACCACGGCAACTCGCTGGAGAGAAACGTCAGGGAATACAAAGAAAGCGACAAATTTGATATAGTTCTCATGAATCCTCCCTATGGGGGAACCGAAAGCGAAGGAGTAAAGATCAATTTTCCCGCAGACCTCAGAAGCAGTGAAACAGCAGACCTTTTCATGTCGGTCATAATGTACAGGCTCAAAGAAAGAGGAAAGGCAGCTGTGATAATCCCCGATGGATTCCTCTTTGGAACAGACAATGCGAAGTCTGCCATAAAGAAAAAACTGATTGAAGAATTCAATCTTCACACCATAGTCCGTATGCCTTCAAGCGTTTTCTCCCCATATACCTCCATAACAACGAACATTCTCTTTTTCGACAGGTCCCAAAAAACGAAAGAGGTCTGGTTTTACCGCGTGGACATGCCCGATGGATACAAGCATTTCTCAAAAACCAAGCCGATGAAAGTCGAGCACTTCGATGGCTGTGCTGCATGGTGGAACGACAGGAAAGAAATAAAAGACACGGAGACAGACACTTTCAAAGCAAAAGCATACTCAGTTCAGGAAATCTCGAACCGGGCATATGACATGGATCTATGCGGGTATCCGACTGCAGAAGAGGAAGTCCTATCTCCGGAAGATACCATACGCCTCTTCCATGAAAAGAGAGATTCACTTAATGCAAAGATAGACAAGAGACTTGCCCAGATCGAAGAACTGCTGGGGATAATTAAATGA